In the Quercus lobata isolate SW786 chromosome 5, ValleyOak3.0 Primary Assembly, whole genome shotgun sequence genome, one interval contains:
- the LOC115992767 gene encoding uncharacterized protein LOC115992767: MAALIPRHTARKLALLSSQRSTLLHTTPSSLMSSSHFPATQNGPRTTLPSRSPTAGLSKTGEYLVLKVDALANWAQSASIWPVTLGLACCAVEMMHASAARYDMDRMGTFFRPSPRQADLMVVAGTLTNKMAPALRKVYDQMADPRYVISMGSCANGGGYYHYSYAIVRGCDRIVPVDFYVPGCPPTAEALVYTLLQLKKKINRKRDFLYWWTK, encoded by the exons ATGGCTGCTCTTATACCAAGACATACAGCTAGAAAGCTAGCCTTGCTCTCATCCCAAAGGTCCACCTTGCTCCACACAACCCCTTCATCACTCATGTCCTCCTCCCACTTTCCTGCTACTCAAAATGGCCCACGAACTACCCTTCCATCCAGATCCCCTACTGCAGGCTTGAGCAAGACGGGAGAGTACTTAGTATTAAAGGTAGATGCTCTCGCGAACTGGGCCCAATCAGCGTCCATATGGCCCGTGACTTTAGGGCTGGCCTGCTGCGCCGTTGAGATGATGCACGCCAGCGCCGCCAGGTATGATATGGACCGCATGGGCACCTTCTTCAGGCCCTCTCCACGACAAGCCGATTTGATGGTTGTGGCTGGCACTCTTACCAATAAGATGGCCCCTGCACTTCGGAA GGTCTATGATCAAATGGCAGATCCACGGTATGTCATCTCTATGGGAAGCTGTGCAAATGGAGGTGGCTATTACCACTACTCATATGCTATTGTTCGAGGCTGTGACAGGATTGTCCCGGTTGACTTTTATGTTCCTGGGTGTCCTCCAACAGCTGAGGCCCTAGTCTATACATTACTccagttgaagaagaagataaacaGAAAGAGGGATTTTCTTTACTGGTGGACTAAGTGA
- the LOC115991856 gene encoding serine/threonine protein phosphatase 2A 55 kDa regulatory subunit B beta isoform-like isoform X3: MNGGDEVVAAPVDPPQPLEWKFSQVFGERTAGEEVQEVDIISAIEFDKTGDHLATGDRGGRVVLFERTDTKDHGGSRRDLERLDYPIGRHPEFRYKTEFQSHEPEFDYLKSLEIEEKINKIRWCQTANGALFLLSTNDKTIKFWKVQEKKIKKISDMNLDSSKAVGNCSVASSSNSISPRPYLANGGCPDRSYSSLSNELSFPPGGIPSLRLPMVASHETSLVARCRRVYAHAHDYHINSISNNSDGETFISADDLRINLWNLEISNQSFNIVDVKPANMEDLTEVITSAEFHPSHCNMLGYSSSKGSIRLIDLRQSALCDSHAKLFEEPEPPGTRSFFTEIIASISDIKFGKDGRYILSRDYMTLKLWDINMDSGPVSTFQVHEYLRPKLCDLYENDSIFDKFECCLSGDGLRVATGSYSNLFRVFGSSPGSTEATTLEASKNPMRRQVQTPSRPSRSLSSSLTRVVRRGAESPGVDANGNSFDFTTKLLHLAWHPSEKSIACAAANSLYMYYA; encoded by the exons ATGAACGGTGGTGATGAGGTCGTCGCAGCTCCGGTGGACCCACCTCAGCCTCTGGAGTGGAAATTCTCTCAGGTTTTTGGAGAACGCACCGCAGGTGAAGAAGTTCAGGAag TTGATATAATTTCAGCAATCGAATTTGACAAAACGGGTGACCATCTTGCTACTGGTGACCGTGGGGGCCGGGTGGTACTCTTTGAGAGGACAGATACAAAAGAT CATGGTGGCTCTAGAAGGGATTTGGAGAGGTTGGATTATCCAATTGGTAGGCATCCTGAGTTCCGTTATAAAACAGAGTTTCAGAGCCATGAACCTgag TTTGACTATCTCAAGAGCTTGGAAATTGAGGagaaaatcaacaaaattaGATGGTGTCAAACAGCCAACGGggctttatttcttctttccacaaatgacaaaacaattaaattttggaAG GTCCAAGAaaagaagatcaagaaaattTCTGACATGAATTTGGACTCTTCAAAAGCTGTTGGAAATTGCAGTGTTGCTAGTTCGAGCAATTCAATTAGCCCTAGACCGTACCTTGCAAATGGAGGATGCCCAGACAGATCATACAGTTCTCTGAGCAATGAGCTCTCATTCCCACCTGGGGGCATTCCTTCACTACGTTTACCCATG GTAGCTAGCCATGAAACCAGTCTTGTAGCTAGATGTCGAAGGGTATATGCTCATGCTCATGATTATCATATCAATTCCATTTCAAATAACAG TGATGGTGAAACTTTTATATCTGCGGATGATCTTCGaataaatctttggaacttggaAATTAGCAATCAGAGTTTTAATATTGTGGATGTGAAGCCTGCAAACATGGAGGATCTGACTG AGGTGATAACTTCAGCAGAATTCCACCCTAGCCATTGCAATATGTTAGGATATAGCAGCTCCAAAGGTTCAATCCGCCTTATTGATTTGCGGCAATCAGCTTTATGTGATTCTCATGCCAAATT GTTTGAGGAACCAGAGCCACCTGGTACTAGATCATTTTTCACCGAGATAATTGCTTCAATCTCAGATATTAAGTTTGGAAAGGATGGAAGATATATACTTAGTCGTGATTACATGACTCTTAAG TTATGGGACATTAATATGGATTCAGGTCCAGTTTCGACCTTCCAGGTTCATGAATATTTAAGACCAAAG CTGtgtgatttatatgaaaatgatTCAATCTTTGATAAATTCGAGTGTTGTCTGAGCGGCGATGGATTACGAGTAGCTACAGGTTCTTACAG CAATTTATTCCGTGTGTTTGGTTCCTCCCCTGGAAGTACTGAGGCAACAACTTTGGAAGCCAGCAAAAATCCTATGAG GCGACAAGTTCAGACCCCTTCAAGGCCTTCCAGATCCTTGAGCAGTAGTTTAACAAGAGTTGTCAGACGAG GAGCAGAAAGCCCTGGGGTTGATGCAAATGGAAATTCATTTGATTTTACAACTAAGTTGCTGCACCTAGCATGGCACCCAAGTGAAAAATCAATTGCCTGTGCTGCTGCCAACAGCTTGTACATGTACTATGCATAA
- the LOC115991856 gene encoding serine/threonine protein phosphatase 2A 55 kDa regulatory subunit B beta isoform-like isoform X2 has translation MNGGDEVVAAPVDPPQPLEWKFSQVFGERTAGEEVQEVDIISAIEFDKTGDHLATGDRGGRVVLFERTDTKDHGGSRRDLERLDYPIGRHPEFRYKTEFQSHEPEFDYLKSLEIEEKINKIRWCQTANGALFLLSTNDKTIKFWKVQEKKIKKISDMNLDSSKAVGNCSVASSSNSISPRPYLANGGCPDRSYSSLSNELSFPPGGIPSLRLPMVVASHETSLVARCRRVYAHAHDYHINSISNNSDGETFISADDLRINLWNLEISNQSFNIVDVKPANMEDLTEVITSAEFHPSHCNMLGYSSSKGSIRLIDLRQSALCDSHAKLFEEPEPPGTRSFFTEIIASISDIKFGKDGRYILSRDYMTLKLWDINMDSGPVSTFQVHEYLRPKLCDLYENDSIFDKFECCLSGDGLRVATGSYSNLFRVFGSSPGSTEATTLEASKNPMRRQVQTPSRPSRSLSSSLTRVVRRGAESPGVDANGNSFDFTTKLLHLAWHPSEKSIACAAANSLYMYYA, from the exons ATGAACGGTGGTGATGAGGTCGTCGCAGCTCCGGTGGACCCACCTCAGCCTCTGGAGTGGAAATTCTCTCAGGTTTTTGGAGAACGCACCGCAGGTGAAGAAGTTCAGGAag TTGATATAATTTCAGCAATCGAATTTGACAAAACGGGTGACCATCTTGCTACTGGTGACCGTGGGGGCCGGGTGGTACTCTTTGAGAGGACAGATACAAAAGAT CATGGTGGCTCTAGAAGGGATTTGGAGAGGTTGGATTATCCAATTGGTAGGCATCCTGAGTTCCGTTATAAAACAGAGTTTCAGAGCCATGAACCTgag TTTGACTATCTCAAGAGCTTGGAAATTGAGGagaaaatcaacaaaattaGATGGTGTCAAACAGCCAACGGggctttatttcttctttccacaaatgacaaaacaattaaattttggaAG GTCCAAGAaaagaagatcaagaaaattTCTGACATGAATTTGGACTCTTCAAAAGCTGTTGGAAATTGCAGTGTTGCTAGTTCGAGCAATTCAATTAGCCCTAGACCGTACCTTGCAAATGGAGGATGCCCAGACAGATCATACAGTTCTCTGAGCAATGAGCTCTCATTCCCACCTGGGGGCATTCCTTCACTACGTTTACCCATGGTA GTAGCTAGCCATGAAACCAGTCTTGTAGCTAGATGTCGAAGGGTATATGCTCATGCTCATGATTATCATATCAATTCCATTTCAAATAACAG TGATGGTGAAACTTTTATATCTGCGGATGATCTTCGaataaatctttggaacttggaAATTAGCAATCAGAGTTTTAATATTGTGGATGTGAAGCCTGCAAACATGGAGGATCTGACTG AGGTGATAACTTCAGCAGAATTCCACCCTAGCCATTGCAATATGTTAGGATATAGCAGCTCCAAAGGTTCAATCCGCCTTATTGATTTGCGGCAATCAGCTTTATGTGATTCTCATGCCAAATT GTTTGAGGAACCAGAGCCACCTGGTACTAGATCATTTTTCACCGAGATAATTGCTTCAATCTCAGATATTAAGTTTGGAAAGGATGGAAGATATATACTTAGTCGTGATTACATGACTCTTAAG TTATGGGACATTAATATGGATTCAGGTCCAGTTTCGACCTTCCAGGTTCATGAATATTTAAGACCAAAG CTGtgtgatttatatgaaaatgatTCAATCTTTGATAAATTCGAGTGTTGTCTGAGCGGCGATGGATTACGAGTAGCTACAGGTTCTTACAG CAATTTATTCCGTGTGTTTGGTTCCTCCCCTGGAAGTACTGAGGCAACAACTTTGGAAGCCAGCAAAAATCCTATGAG GCGACAAGTTCAGACCCCTTCAAGGCCTTCCAGATCCTTGAGCAGTAGTTTAACAAGAGTTGTCAGACGAG GAGCAGAAAGCCCTGGGGTTGATGCAAATGGAAATTCATTTGATTTTACAACTAAGTTGCTGCACCTAGCATGGCACCCAAGTGAAAAATCAATTGCCTGTGCTGCTGCCAACAGCTTGTACATGTACTATGCATAA
- the LOC115991856 gene encoding serine/threonine protein phosphatase 2A 55 kDa regulatory subunit B beta isoform-like isoform X1 has protein sequence MNGGDEVVAAPVDPPQPLEWKFSQVFGERTAGEEVQEVDIISAIEFDKTGDHLATGDRGGRVVLFERTDTKDHGGSRRDLERLDYPIGRHPEFRYKTEFQSHEPEFDYLKSLEIEEKINKIRWCQTANGALFLLSTNDKTIKFWKVQEKKIKKISDMNLDSSKAVGNCSVASSSNSISPRPYLANGGCPDRSYSSLSNELSFPPGGIPSLRLPMVVVASHETSLVARCRRVYAHAHDYHINSISNNSDGETFISADDLRINLWNLEISNQSFNIVDVKPANMEDLTEVITSAEFHPSHCNMLGYSSSKGSIRLIDLRQSALCDSHAKLFEEPEPPGTRSFFTEIIASISDIKFGKDGRYILSRDYMTLKLWDINMDSGPVSTFQVHEYLRPKLCDLYENDSIFDKFECCLSGDGLRVATGSYSNLFRVFGSSPGSTEATTLEASKNPMRRQVQTPSRPSRSLSSSLTRVVRRGAESPGVDANGNSFDFTTKLLHLAWHPSEKSIACAAANSLYMYYA, from the exons ATGAACGGTGGTGATGAGGTCGTCGCAGCTCCGGTGGACCCACCTCAGCCTCTGGAGTGGAAATTCTCTCAGGTTTTTGGAGAACGCACCGCAGGTGAAGAAGTTCAGGAag TTGATATAATTTCAGCAATCGAATTTGACAAAACGGGTGACCATCTTGCTACTGGTGACCGTGGGGGCCGGGTGGTACTCTTTGAGAGGACAGATACAAAAGAT CATGGTGGCTCTAGAAGGGATTTGGAGAGGTTGGATTATCCAATTGGTAGGCATCCTGAGTTCCGTTATAAAACAGAGTTTCAGAGCCATGAACCTgag TTTGACTATCTCAAGAGCTTGGAAATTGAGGagaaaatcaacaaaattaGATGGTGTCAAACAGCCAACGGggctttatttcttctttccacaaatgacaaaacaattaaattttggaAG GTCCAAGAaaagaagatcaagaaaattTCTGACATGAATTTGGACTCTTCAAAAGCTGTTGGAAATTGCAGTGTTGCTAGTTCGAGCAATTCAATTAGCCCTAGACCGTACCTTGCAAATGGAGGATGCCCAGACAGATCATACAGTTCTCTGAGCAATGAGCTCTCATTCCCACCTGGGGGCATTCCTTCACTACGTTTACCCATGGTAGTT GTAGCTAGCCATGAAACCAGTCTTGTAGCTAGATGTCGAAGGGTATATGCTCATGCTCATGATTATCATATCAATTCCATTTCAAATAACAG TGATGGTGAAACTTTTATATCTGCGGATGATCTTCGaataaatctttggaacttggaAATTAGCAATCAGAGTTTTAATATTGTGGATGTGAAGCCTGCAAACATGGAGGATCTGACTG AGGTGATAACTTCAGCAGAATTCCACCCTAGCCATTGCAATATGTTAGGATATAGCAGCTCCAAAGGTTCAATCCGCCTTATTGATTTGCGGCAATCAGCTTTATGTGATTCTCATGCCAAATT GTTTGAGGAACCAGAGCCACCTGGTACTAGATCATTTTTCACCGAGATAATTGCTTCAATCTCAGATATTAAGTTTGGAAAGGATGGAAGATATATACTTAGTCGTGATTACATGACTCTTAAG TTATGGGACATTAATATGGATTCAGGTCCAGTTTCGACCTTCCAGGTTCATGAATATTTAAGACCAAAG CTGtgtgatttatatgaaaatgatTCAATCTTTGATAAATTCGAGTGTTGTCTGAGCGGCGATGGATTACGAGTAGCTACAGGTTCTTACAG CAATTTATTCCGTGTGTTTGGTTCCTCCCCTGGAAGTACTGAGGCAACAACTTTGGAAGCCAGCAAAAATCCTATGAG GCGACAAGTTCAGACCCCTTCAAGGCCTTCCAGATCCTTGAGCAGTAGTTTAACAAGAGTTGTCAGACGAG GAGCAGAAAGCCCTGGGGTTGATGCAAATGGAAATTCATTTGATTTTACAACTAAGTTGCTGCACCTAGCATGGCACCCAAGTGAAAAATCAATTGCCTGTGCTGCTGCCAACAGCTTGTACATGTACTATGCATAA